The proteins below are encoded in one region of Spirochaetaceae bacterium:
- a CDS encoding ABC transporter permease, translated as MQIRVRRFGERFKLNSFQVLFIVIKNSIASRELIWQLFKRDLLMANKRSYLGIIWSFIAPIFGIISWVFMNIAGVLQPGNTGVPFPVFLLAGSMIYGYFGAFIGVSRGILGAGGGFIMQVEYHHESLFFYNLLNVIFWSTFTFVLNVLVFLLFGLYPHITWLLFPFLLIPLLLFGSAIGFVLLVLDKAFPDLAKVFNMAIGLIYWITPIVFSVDAITNPYILAAIRLNPLYYLVILPRDMFLFGHSTLWQGYFIMAGISAVLFMLGLRFYYLTENTFIERI; from the coding sequence ATGCAAATAAGGGTTAGACGCTTCGGCGAAAGATTTAAATTAAACAGCTTTCAGGTATTATTTATTGTTATTAAAAATAGTATTGCCTCGCGTGAGCTTATTTGGCAGCTCTTTAAACGCGATTTATTAATGGCCAACAAACGCAGTTATTTGGGCATTATCTGGAGCTTTATTGCCCCTATTTTTGGTATTATTTCTTGGGTATTTATGAACATCGCCGGTGTTTTGCAGCCGGGCAATACGGGTGTGCCTTTCCCGGTATTTTTATTAGCCGGCAGTATGATTTACGGTTACTTTGGTGCTTTTATAGGTGTATCACGCGGCATACTCGGTGCCGGCGGCGGCTTTATTATGCAAGTGGAATATCATCACGAGTCGTTATTCTTCTATAATTTGCTTAACGTTATTTTTTGGTCAACTTTTACTTTTGTTCTTAATGTTTTGGTTTTTTTACTGTTTGGGCTCTATCCGCATATCACTTGGTTGCTCTTTCCTTTTTTACTCATTCCTTTGCTTTTATTTGGCAGTGCTATCGGTTTTGTTCTTTTGGTGCTTGATAAAGCCTTCCCTGACCTCGCCAAAGTCTTTAATATGGCTATAGGCTTAATTTACTGGATAACTCCCATCGTTTTTAGCGTAGATGCCATTACTAACCCTTACATTTTGGCCGCCATTAGGTTGAACCCGCTTTATTATTTGGTTATTTTGCCGCGTGATATGTTTTTGTTTGGTCACAGCACCCTGTGGCAGGGTTACTTTATTATGGCAGGTATTTCGGCGGTGTTGTTTATGCTTGGCCTGCGCTTTTATTACCTTACCGAAAACACCTTTATTGAAAGGATATAA
- a CDS encoding pectinesterase family protein, whose protein sequence is MKPSLLLFLITLIIISCGSATKEQNKIEIWDFGGNERDESLYINGLTPTVINGWYAATITAGSNGNPLAGFEAGDLSFSGTNDRLRTENEALTRFDQRVQNPPEEWYLEGELRGLFFLNGATNAAPNRQMVLANNLADDEITFFVAVENAPNTITFEYVPANDNDNFTYREIRVVPVGHSQLKFVVPQDGSYRLLADGTASRLSYHRVQRQPPTLALVSGNINSRTRLPADYSLIFTNLFTGKEYSANLTNRRYNVELPTGFTYSVHLEGADGFIIAGVSEFELPAGRLNHCFNLDIIRVSLIELSGQITGLPPEWLANIELLLTAPADRIFEPIINLDRISGRYIIQLEEGVSYLFEALGVNDFETTTTQLNINTTQINFTAKPLQPVTIHSEGLPAAAQSSLVLTFSNLNEVGYSYSFSAGQPILLRAGTYRITAEGLNNFAIQQRLTANLVVAGSPVSRTLNFSPKQNWLFRELTIANLNDGLFSGLQLNGNMVINNNLRLLAQPGSALRIPVNAGDVVVVNYSFAANFTLGAGNITGQPIITSSGSTSQIESASFRYLGTTAGFVTLTAIGQSYIENIRIYPEAPFSASLNVGPNRAYTTINAALDVANRMHRPNNERVTIWIDPGNYEEMLHITAPNITLRNSSANPSIDLLNSGVDIAPNAVRITGYYGHGVSYFSMDESGRFNAEVLAVNRANGYHTVTNPGAGATTFWNATVVVRGSGFEAFGIIFENSFNQYVSAHELSDILVLDPTNRGGIRPTTLGATAVQHRDFLERAAAIAVIGDRAYFNNCRFVGRQDTFYGGAVRIAVTNSIIMGSVDFIFGPMVAVFNQSQLQLNTSDAANDFAYITAAQQAGGRGILVYNSSITSTTPG, encoded by the coding sequence ATGAAACCATCACTTTTATTATTTTTAATAACTTTAATCATTATATCTTGTGGCTCGGCCACTAAGGAGCAAAATAAAATAGAAATTTGGGATTTTGGCGGCAATGAACGCGACGAAAGTTTATATATTAATGGGCTTACCCCTACCGTTATTAACGGCTGGTATGCCGCTACCATAACAGCAGGCAGTAATGGCAACCCTCTTGCCGGTTTTGAAGCCGGTGATTTAAGCTTTAGCGGCACTAACGATAGATTACGTACCGAAAACGAAGCTTTAACCCGTTTTGACCAACGGGTGCAAAACCCACCGGAAGAGTGGTATTTAGAGGGCGAGTTACGCGGCCTCTTCTTTTTAAATGGAGCCACCAATGCCGCGCCTAACCGGCAGATGGTACTGGCCAATAATTTAGCCGATGACGAAATTACCTTTTTTGTAGCGGTAGAAAATGCCCCCAACACCATAACCTTTGAATATGTACCGGCTAACGATAACGATAATTTTACCTACCGTGAAATTAGGGTAGTACCGGTTGGCCACAGCCAGCTTAAATTTGTTGTTCCGCAGGACGGCAGCTATCGCCTTTTGGCCGATGGTACCGCATCGCGGCTTAGTTACCATCGTGTCCAACGACAGCCACCAACTTTAGCGCTAGTTAGCGGCAATATTAACAGCCGCACACGTTTACCGGCTGACTACAGCCTAATCTTTACTAACCTCTTTACCGGCAAAGAATACTCGGCCAATTTAACTAACCGCCGTTATAATGTAGAGCTCCCGACCGGTTTTACTTACAGTGTCCATCTGGAAGGAGCCGACGGCTTTATTATTGCCGGCGTCAGCGAATTTGAACTGCCGGCAGGCCGGTTAAACCACTGCTTTAACCTTGATATTATTAGGGTTTCTTTAATAGAATTAAGCGGGCAAATTACCGGTTTACCGCCGGAATGGCTGGCTAATATCGAGCTTTTGCTAACGGCACCGGCCGATAGAATATTTGAGCCTATTATTAATTTAGATAGAATAAGCGGCCGTTATATTATTCAGTTAGAAGAAGGTGTTAGCTATCTCTTTGAAGCTTTAGGTGTAAACGATTTTGAAACTACCACTACCCAGCTAAATATCAACACTACCCAAATTAATTTTACCGCTAAACCGTTACAACCGGTAACTATCCATAGCGAAGGTTTGCCGGCGGCTGCACAAAGCAGCCTTGTTTTAACTTTTAGCAACTTAAACGAAGTAGGTTACAGCTATAGCTTTAGCGCAGGCCAGCCTATTTTGCTGCGTGCCGGCACTTACCGCATTACCGCCGAAGGGTTAAATAACTTTGCTATCCAGCAGAGGCTTACCGCTAATTTAGTGGTAGCCGGCAGCCCGGTTAGCCGTACTCTTAATTTTAGCCCCAAACAAAATTGGTTATTTAGGGAACTTACCATTGCCAATTTAAACGATGGCCTCTTTAGCGGCCTGCAACTTAACGGCAATATGGTTATTAATAATAATCTTAGGCTGCTGGCTCAGCCGGGCAGCGCCTTAAGAATACCGGTTAATGCCGGCGATGTAGTAGTAGTTAATTACAGTTTTGCCGCCAACTTTACTTTAGGTGCAGGCAATATCACTGGCCAGCCCATTATTACGAGCAGCGGCTCTACCAGCCAAATAGAAAGTGCCAGCTTTAGATATTTAGGTACAACAGCCGGCTTTGTAACCCTTACAGCTATAGGCCAATCGTATATCGAAAATATTAGAATTTACCCGGAAGCTCCTTTTAGCGCTAGCTTAAATGTAGGGCCTAACAGAGCTTACACCACCATTAATGCCGCTTTAGATGTTGCCAACCGTATGCACCGCCCTAATAACGAGCGTGTTACCATTTGGATTGACCCGGGCAATTATGAAGAAATGCTTCATATAACCGCCCCTAATATAACCCTGCGTAATAGCTCGGCCAATCCTAGTATTGATTTGCTTAACAGCGGGGTAGATATTGCCCCCAATGCCGTACGTATTACCGGCTACTACGGACACGGCGTTAGCTACTTTAGTATGGACGAAAGCGGCCGTTTTAATGCCGAAGTTTTAGCTGTAAACCGGGCCAATGGCTACCATACCGTTACCAATCCCGGTGCCGGAGCGACAACTTTTTGGAACGCCACTGTAGTTGTGCGCGGCTCGGGCTTTGAGGCTTTTGGCATTATCTTTGAAAATTCGTTTAATCAATATGTCTCGGCCCATGAGCTTAGCGATATTTTAGTGCTAGACCCTACGAACAGAGGCGGCATAAGGCCAACCACCTTAGGGGCTACCGCCGTGCAACACCGCGACTTTTTAGAACGAGCAGCGGCCATCGCCGTCATCGGTGACCGTGCTTACTTTAACAACTGCCGCTTTGTAGGCCGCCAAGATACCTTTTATGGCGGAGCCGTACGGATAGCGGTAACCAACAGTATTATTATGGGCAGCGTCGATTTTATTTTTGGCCCTATGGTAGCTGTCTTTAATCAAAGCCAGCTGCAAC
- a CDS encoding glycosyltransferase, with protein MTQHLGENNMPPKVSVIIPVYNTFPFLRECMDGIVNQTLQDIEIILINDGSTDGSLAILEEYKQNDSRIIIINQENKGAGAARNAGLDIVQGEYLSILDSDDIYDVTMLEKMYTKAEELQVDFVVCFCKFFDNATKNEWPWEWSGMSIEKKVFSFKDTLNISQNFDFFTGSCYDKLYKRSFIDKHKLRFQEISHSNDGFFVFYTMYAAERIAILKEFFIKYRINRVGNLGSTHHQDTHSFYEMHKAVRYSLVELGVLEVIKERFAVWSFKHCWWVLNEIKTWQAFLEVYSIIQNKLIPENKTISVPIDMFDVKFLYDEAREINELSAAEYLFVRRKSLRVEYTNLQEEHNNLQAEHINLSVTYRNLQMEYNNLSAESNHLQNEYSNLQNKYTKLLGKMRALVNSRSYRVGRMFTYIPRKIRWLIHNLKKYGLTFTVKLVGKKIIRKIKKSS; from the coding sequence ATGACGCAACATTTAGGAGAAAATAATATGCCACCCAAAGTTTCTGTAATAATTCCTGTTTATAATACATTTCCTTTTTTGAGAGAATGCATGGATGGCATAGTGAACCAGACTTTGCAAGATATAGAGATTATCCTTATAAATGACGGCTCAACAGATGGCAGCTTAGCTATTTTGGAAGAATATAAGCAAAATGATAGTCGTATTATCATTATAAACCAAGAGAATAAAGGGGCTGGAGCTGCCCGAAATGCTGGGCTTGACATAGTACAGGGAGAGTATTTATCAATACTAGATAGTGATGATATATATGATGTTACTATGCTTGAGAAGATGTATACAAAGGCAGAGGAACTGCAGGTTGATTTTGTGGTATGTTTTTGCAAATTTTTTGATAACGCAACCAAAAATGAATGGCCGTGGGAATGGTCAGGAATGTCAATAGAGAAAAAAGTATTTTCTTTTAAAGACACCTTAAATATTTCACAAAACTTTGATTTTTTTACGGGCTCATGTTATGATAAACTATACAAAAGATCATTTATAGATAAACATAAATTGCGGTTTCAAGAGATTTCTCACTCAAATGATGGGTTTTTCGTTTTTTATACAATGTATGCAGCAGAACGTATAGCAATTCTTAAAGAATTTTTCATAAAGTATCGTATAAATAGGGTGGGTAATCTGGGGTCGACACATCATCAAGATACTCATTCATTTTATGAAATGCATAAAGCTGTAAGATATAGTTTAGTGGAACTAGGTGTGTTAGAGGTAATTAAAGAACGTTTTGCTGTTTGGTCCTTTAAGCATTGTTGGTGGGTTTTGAATGAGATTAAAACATGGCAGGCATTCTTAGAAGTTTATTCCATAATACAAAATAAGCTTATTCCTGAAAATAAAACTATTAGTGTACCTATTGATATGTTTGATGTAAAATTTCTTTATGATGAAGCGCGCGAAATTAATGAGCTTTCTGCTGCTGAATATCTATTTGTTCGGCGTAAATCTCTTAGAGTAGAATATACCAATCTTCAGGAAGAGCATAATAATTTACAAGCGGAACATATAAACTTATCTGTAACCTATAGAAATTTGCAAATGGAGTATAACAACTTATCTGCAGAGTCTAATCATCTGCAAAATGAGTACAGTAATTTGCAAAATAAATATACAAAATTATTAGGTAAAATGAGAGCACTTGTTAATTCACGTTCATATCGCGTAGGGCGTATGTTTACTTACATCCCACGTAAAATACGCTGGCTTATTCATAATCTTAAAAAGTATGGGCTAACTTTTACAGTAAAATTGGTGGGTAAGAAAATAATACGCAAGATAAAGAAATCTAGTTAA
- a CDS encoding ABC transporter ATP-binding protein, which yields MAQNVDIDKLDDDVVIAVRGVSKKFCRSIKRSMLYTMYDVLKILFRRPIDQTKIRKSEFLALDDINFTLKKGESLGLIGRNGCGKSTLLRIIAGIFPPSTGEIAVRGRIGALIAVGAGFHDQMSGRDNIYLNGTILGMGKEEIDAKFEEIVAFAELGDFMEAPVQTYSSGMRVRLGFSIAVHADVDILIADEVLAVGDTAFKLKCYNKMAEMRKKGCSIILVSHEPAYITLNCDRIIYLKQGKIVFDGDVVEGTALYTRDTHLSIEEKVDKEVSASDYFFYSDNPDVKVTKIELNTAFEDGYMQLDTHDDITVKFYYEAFKDVGNLYVNHAFRFNSVEPVLFSQAIDMLDNQFISLKKGHGCVEVVINNVNAANTVGVFYIALKDKTNVHLGYIERIPVKMNSPVYMQTRDMAVNLIHKVNVYGF from the coding sequence ATGGCGCAAAATGTGGATATAGATAAACTTGATGACGATGTAGTGATTGCGGTAAGGGGGGTAAGTAAAAAGTTTTGCCGCAGCATTAAGCGTAGTATGCTGTACACCATGTACGATGTGCTTAAAATTTTATTTAGAAGGCCCATTGACCAAACAAAAATTCGTAAGTCGGAATTTTTAGCCCTTGATGATATTAACTTTACCTTAAAAAAGGGTGAAAGTTTGGGCTTAATTGGCCGTAACGGTTGCGGGAAAAGCACTTTACTGCGTATTATTGCAGGTATTTTCCCGCCCTCTACTGGTGAAATTGCCGTTAGGGGCCGCATTGGGGCTTTAATAGCTGTAGGTGCTGGCTTCCATGACCAAATGAGTGGTCGCGATAATATTTATTTAAATGGTACCATATTGGGTATGGGCAAAGAAGAAATTGATGCTAAATTTGAAGAAATTGTGGCCTTTGCCGAGTTAGGTGATTTTATGGAAGCACCGGTGCAAACCTATTCATCGGGTATGCGGGTGAGGTTAGGGTTTAGTATTGCCGTGCACGCCGATGTGGATATCTTAATTGCTGATGAGGTGCTGGCGGTAGGGGATACGGCGTTTAAATTAAAATGCTATAATAAAATGGCGGAAATGCGTAAAAAAGGGTGTTCTATTATTTTGGTATCGCATGAGCCAGCATATATTACCCTGAATTGTGATAGGATTATTTATTTAAAACAAGGCAAAATTGTTTTTGATGGCGATGTTGTTGAGGGAACAGCGCTTTATACACGAGACACGCATCTTTCGATTGAGGAAAAGGTTGATAAAGAGGTATCAGCTTCAGACTACTTTTTTTACAGCGACAATCCTGATGTAAAAGTAACTAAAATAGAGTTAAATACCGCTTTTGAAGATGGATATATGCAACTCGATACTCATGATGATATAACTGTTAAATTTTATTATGAAGCCTTTAAAGATGTTGGCAATTTATACGTTAACCATGCTTTTAGATTTAACAGTGTTGAACCTGTGCTTTTTTCTCAGGCCATTGATATGCTCGATAATCAGTTTATCTCTCTTAAAAAAGGACACGGCTGTGTTGAGGTAGTAATTAACAATGTTAATGCAGCAAACACTGTTGGTGTTTTTTATATAGCACTAAAAGATAAAACTAATGTGCATTTAGGGTATATTGAGAGAATTCCCGTAAAAATGAATAGTCCTGTGTATATGCAAACCAGAGATATGGCAGTAAATCTAATTCATAAAGTTAATGTTTACGGGTTTTAA
- a CDS encoding glycosyltransferase, which translates to MNEAGDIIKVSIIIPFYNVEKYFAECLDSLIAQNMVEMEILLIDDCSPDGSRAIAEEYAKKDSRIRIITHAERKRQGVARQTGLLEASGEYLWFIDSDDEITLSAVNALYKTAIGNSTDAIVFDFTNIVENDFKGENAHLVVAADKDELVRRYGVKESYFFDTSLAINDFLVLASKRLWGPCQVFWKRSLLLRALSYAKNEAGAFESPIFFALFLAKNILYLPNIVAYIRRMNRVDSSMNFKRTLKERGWLNFYLDVALSNGKLAGLVSNNQTLNYTVLLRNFQLLLWLHYRDINNNFYNEEDIHIVKMQIAKEVADFFINDPYLANATPEIVSAVLQFGNGINELQARKFTNVLCQKPINREQLEKELYSFYSPVSNTPESAPVTKLLPSPPRKSLFKKIIKAFMPYGLLWFWHKLNIEKRRNASKKAESLNEILYRDLRKELKEIGDKKKSRRSSLKVVKHRTYGKAVKKTFDDTNNDAIMAFNNEKLAIERLKKYTWFPKVYKIGKNFIVYEFIDNRFRLDLIIDTYGSAKKKAILSDIVKILFDLYTENIVHRDIHLANMFYSEENGIKLIDFESMAEASFKNISFFDGYDITGKGLDSPFLTDNMCVFHNLEISISQKFGIKDMQDFKNIVEEVLKEMLYNISSSFFTRRYTDKDRHTLRNRYIYNTFDLPYLTVSQEIGQRDIKKRLTRFAITQKQISNKKVLDIGSNIGGLLLELQKMGYSSALGLEYDLEKVKIANLIVKIHEFKTVKFRQIDVESDVFTTNIEQSYDVVFCFAVIGHLKNKKLFLQKLKKICTGTLYFEGNDGLSTEETQELSEEAGFININFIGLSDDEKDDYNNNRPLFICNNNK; encoded by the coding sequence ATGAATGAAGCGGGTGATATAATTAAGGTTTCAATTATTATTCCTTTTTATAATGTAGAAAAGTATTTTGCTGAATGCCTTGATAGTTTAATAGCTCAAAATATGGTTGAAATGGAAATATTGTTAATAGATGACTGTAGCCCCGATGGTAGCCGTGCTATTGCCGAAGAATATGCCAAAAAAGATAGCCGTATACGCATAATAACGCATGCCGAAAGGAAGCGGCAAGGAGTAGCCAGACAAACCGGTTTATTAGAAGCAAGTGGTGAATATCTATGGTTTATCGATAGTGACGATGAAATAACGCTTAGTGCTGTTAATGCTCTTTATAAAACAGCAATCGGAAATAGTACCGATGCTATTGTGTTTGATTTTACCAATATTGTTGAGAATGATTTTAAAGGAGAAAATGCTCATTTAGTGGTGGCCGCTGATAAAGACGAACTTGTAAGAAGATACGGTGTAAAAGAATCTTATTTTTTTGATACTTCTTTAGCTATTAATGATTTTCTAGTATTAGCCAGTAAAAGACTTTGGGGTCCATGTCAAGTTTTTTGGAAACGTAGCTTGTTATTAAGGGCTTTGTCATATGCAAAAAATGAAGCAGGAGCATTTGAATCTCCCATCTTTTTTGCACTCTTTTTAGCCAAAAACATTCTTTATCTTCCTAATATTGTAGCTTACATTCGTCGAATGAACCGAGTAGATAGCTCTATGAATTTTAAAAGGACATTAAAAGAAAGGGGCTGGTTAAATTTCTATCTTGATGTAGCCTTAAGCAACGGGAAGCTAGCTGGGCTAGTGAGCAATAATCAAACATTAAATTATACCGTATTGTTGCGTAATTTTCAGCTTTTGCTTTGGTTGCATTATAGAGATATAAATAATAATTTTTATAACGAAGAAGATATACATATTGTAAAGATGCAAATAGCAAAAGAAGTAGCTGATTTTTTTATTAACGACCCTTATTTAGCTAATGCCACTCCCGAAATAGTTTCTGCTGTTTTACAATTTGGTAATGGCATTAATGAGCTACAAGCACGAAAATTTACAAACGTACTTTGCCAAAAACCTATAAATAGAGAGCAATTAGAAAAGGAGCTTTACAGTTTTTATTCGCCTGTATCCAATACGCCAGAATCTGCACCTGTAACTAAACTCCTACCATCTCCTCCACGTAAAAGCTTATTCAAAAAGATAATTAAAGCTTTTATGCCTTACGGATTGCTTTGGTTTTGGCATAAATTGAATATAGAAAAAAGAAGAAATGCTTCCAAGAAAGCTGAATCTTTAAATGAAATTCTATACAGAGACTTACGTAAAGAGCTTAAAGAAATTGGTGATAAAAAAAAATCTCGTAGAAGTTCTCTTAAAGTAGTAAAACACCGAACTTATGGAAAGGCGGTAAAAAAGACTTTCGATGACACAAATAATGACGCTATTATGGCTTTTAATAACGAAAAACTTGCTATAGAAAGACTAAAAAAATATACTTGGTTTCCTAAAGTATATAAGATTGGAAAAAACTTTATCGTTTATGAATTTATTGATAATCGCTTTCGCCTAGACCTAATTATTGATACTTACGGTTCTGCTAAAAAGAAAGCTATTTTATCTGATATTGTTAAAATTCTATTTGATTTATATACAGAAAATATTGTTCATCGCGATATACATTTAGCTAATATGTTTTATTCAGAAGAAAATGGTATTAAACTAATAGATTTTGAGAGTATGGCAGAGGCTTCGTTCAAAAATATTTCTTTTTTTGATGGTTATGATATTACCGGTAAAGGATTAGATTCTCCTTTCCTTACGGACAATATGTGTGTTTTCCATAATTTAGAAATTTCTATTAGTCAAAAGTTTGGTATAAAAGATATGCAAGATTTTAAAAATATTGTTGAAGAAGTCCTAAAAGAGATGCTTTATAATATTTCCTCTTCTTTTTTTACGCGACGTTATACAGATAAAGATAGACACACTTTAAGAAATCGCTATATTTATAATACATTTGATTTGCCTTATTTAACTGTCTCGCAAGAAATTGGACAGCGAGATATAAAAAAAAGACTTACTCGATTTGCTATTACTCAAAAGCAGATTAGTAATAAAAAAGTGTTGGATATTGGCAGTAATATTGGTGGACTCTTGCTTGAGCTTCAAAAAATGGGATATTCTAGTGCTTTGGGCTTAGAATATGATTTGGAAAAAGTTAAAATTGCTAATCTTATCGTCAAAATTCATGAGTTTAAAACGGTTAAATTTAGGCAAATTGATGTGGAAAGTGATGTTTTTACTACAAATATAGAGCAATCGTATGATGTAGTATTTTGTTTTGCCGTTATTGGGCATCTTAAAAATAAAAAGCTTTTCCTTCAAAAATTGAAAAAAATATGTACTGGAACACTATATTTTGAGGGGAACGATGGCTTAAGTACTGAGGAAACGCAAGAACTTTCAGAAGAGGCTGGTTTCATTAACATTAATTTTATCGGCCTATCTGATGACGAAAAAGATGATTATAACAATAATCGTCCATTGTTCATTTGTAATAATAATAAATGA